In Piliocolobus tephrosceles isolate RC106 chromosome 5, ASM277652v3, whole genome shotgun sequence, a single genomic region encodes these proteins:
- the SLC29A1 gene encoding equilibrative nucleoside transporter 1 isoform X3 — protein sequence MPAPQSQQAPEGGSCQPGKTENIIAMTTSHQPQDRYKAVWLIFFMLGLGTLLPWNFFMTATQYFTNRLDMSQNVSLVTAELSKDTQASAAPAAPLPERNSLSVIFNNVMTLCAMLPLLLFTYLNSFLHQRIPQSIRILGSLVAILLVFLITAILVKVQLDALPFFVITMIKIVLINSFGAILQGSLFGLAGLLPASYTAPIMSGQGLAGFFASVAMICAIASGSELSESAFGYFITACAVIILTIICYLGLPRLEFYRYYQQLKLEGPGEQETKLDLISKGEEPRAGKEESGVSVSNSQPTNESHSIKAILKNISVLAFSVCFIFTITIGMFPAVTVEVKSSIAGGSTWERYFIPVSCFLTFNIFDWLGRSLTAVFMWPGKDSRWLPSLVLARLVFVPLLLLCNIKPRHYLTVVFEHDAWFIFFMAAFAFSNGYLASLCMCFGPKKVKPAEAETAGAIMAFFLCLGLALGAVFSFLFRAIV from the exons GCCCCTGAGGGAGGGAGCTGTCAGCCAGGCAAAACCGAGAACATCATCGCCATGACAACCAGTCACCAGCCTCAGGACAG ATACAAAGCTGTCTGGCTTATCTTCTTCATGCTGGGTCTGGGAACGCTGCTCCCGTGGAATTTTTTCATGACGGCCACTCAG TATTTCACAAACCGCCTGGACATGTCCCAGAATGTGTCCTTGGTCACTGCTGAACTGAGCAAGGACACCCAGGCGTCAGCCGCCCCTGCAGCACCCTTGCCTGAGCGGAACTCTCTCAGTGTCATCTTCAACAATGTCATGACCCTATGTGCTATGCTGCCGCTGCTGTTATTCACCTACCTCAACTCCTTCCTGCATCAGAG GATCCCTCAGTCCATACGGATCCTGGGCAGCCTGGTGGCCATCCTGCTGGTGTTTCTGATCACTGCCATCCTGGTGAAGGTGCAGCTGGATGCTCTGCCCTTCTTTGTCATCACCATGATCAAGATCGTACTCATTAACT CGTTTGGTGCCATCCTGCAGGGCAGCCTGTTTGGTCTGGCTGGCCTCCTGCCTGCCAGCTACACGGCCCCCATCATGAGTGGCCAGGGCCTAGCAGGCTTCTTTGCCTCCGTGGCCATGATCTGCGCTATTGCCA GTGGCTCGGAGCTATCAGAAAGTGCCTTTGGCTACTTTATCACAGCCTGTGCTGTTATCATTTTGACCATCATCTGTTACCTGGGCCTGCCCCGCCTG GAATTCTACCGCTACTACCAGCAGCTCAAGCTCGAAGGACCCGGGGAGCAGGAGACCAAGTTGGACCTCATTAGCAAAG GAGAGGAGCCAAGAGCAGGCAAAGAGGAGTCTGGAGTTTCAGTTTCCAACTCTCAGCCCACCAACGAAAGCCACTCTATCAAAGCCATCCTAAAAAAT ATCTCAGTCCTGGCTTTCTCTGTCTGCTTCATCTTCACTATCACCATTGGGATGTTTCCAGCTGTGACTGTTGAGGTCAAGTCCAGCATTGCAGGCGGCAGCACCTGGG AACGTTACTTCATTCCTGTGTCCTGTTTCTTGACTTTCAATATCTTTGACTGGTTGGGCCGGAGCCTCACAGCTGTATTCATGTGG CCTGGGAAGGACAGCCGCTGGCTGCCAAGCCTGGTGCTGGCCCGGCTGGTGTTTGTGCCGCTGCTACTGCTGTGCAACATCAAGCCTCGCCACTACCTGACTGTGGTCTTCGAGCACGATGCCTGGTTCATCTTCTTCATGGCCGCCTTTGCCTTCTCCAACGGCTACCTCGCCAGCCTCTGCATGTGCTTCGGGCCCAA GAAAGTGAAGCCGGCTGAGGCGGAGACCGCAGGAGCCATCATGGCCTTCTTCCTGTGTCTGGGTCTGGCACTGGGGgctgttttctccttcctgttcCGGGCAATTGTGTGA
- the SLC29A1 gene encoding equilibrative nucleoside transporter 1 isoform X1: MCPGGRGKLQEERADLSAGALLLRQAPEGGSCQPGKTENIIAMTTSHQPQDRYKAVWLIFFMLGLGTLLPWNFFMTATQYFTNRLDMSQNVSLVTAELSKDTQASAAPAAPLPERNSLSVIFNNVMTLCAMLPLLLFTYLNSFLHQRIPQSIRILGSLVAILLVFLITAILVKVQLDALPFFVITMIKIVLINSFGAILQGSLFGLAGLLPASYTAPIMSGQGLAGFFASVAMICAIASGSELSESAFGYFITACAVIILTIICYLGLPRLEFYRYYQQLKLEGPGEQETKLDLISKGEEPRAGKEESGVSVSNSQPTNESHSIKAILKNISVLAFSVCFIFTITIGMFPAVTVEVKSSIAGGSTWERYFIPVSCFLTFNIFDWLGRSLTAVFMWPGKDSRWLPSLVLARLVFVPLLLLCNIKPRHYLTVVFEHDAWFIFFMAAFAFSNGYLASLCMCFGPKKVKPAEAETAGAIMAFFLCLGLALGAVFSFLFRAIV; the protein is encoded by the exons GCCCCTGAGGGAGGGAGCTGTCAGCCAGGCAAAACCGAGAACATCATCGCCATGACAACCAGTCACCAGCCTCAGGACAG ATACAAAGCTGTCTGGCTTATCTTCTTCATGCTGGGTCTGGGAACGCTGCTCCCGTGGAATTTTTTCATGACGGCCACTCAG TATTTCACAAACCGCCTGGACATGTCCCAGAATGTGTCCTTGGTCACTGCTGAACTGAGCAAGGACACCCAGGCGTCAGCCGCCCCTGCAGCACCCTTGCCTGAGCGGAACTCTCTCAGTGTCATCTTCAACAATGTCATGACCCTATGTGCTATGCTGCCGCTGCTGTTATTCACCTACCTCAACTCCTTCCTGCATCAGAG GATCCCTCAGTCCATACGGATCCTGGGCAGCCTGGTGGCCATCCTGCTGGTGTTTCTGATCACTGCCATCCTGGTGAAGGTGCAGCTGGATGCTCTGCCCTTCTTTGTCATCACCATGATCAAGATCGTACTCATTAACT CGTTTGGTGCCATCCTGCAGGGCAGCCTGTTTGGTCTGGCTGGCCTCCTGCCTGCCAGCTACACGGCCCCCATCATGAGTGGCCAGGGCCTAGCAGGCTTCTTTGCCTCCGTGGCCATGATCTGCGCTATTGCCA GTGGCTCGGAGCTATCAGAAAGTGCCTTTGGCTACTTTATCACAGCCTGTGCTGTTATCATTTTGACCATCATCTGTTACCTGGGCCTGCCCCGCCTG GAATTCTACCGCTACTACCAGCAGCTCAAGCTCGAAGGACCCGGGGAGCAGGAGACCAAGTTGGACCTCATTAGCAAAG GAGAGGAGCCAAGAGCAGGCAAAGAGGAGTCTGGAGTTTCAGTTTCCAACTCTCAGCCCACCAACGAAAGCCACTCTATCAAAGCCATCCTAAAAAAT ATCTCAGTCCTGGCTTTCTCTGTCTGCTTCATCTTCACTATCACCATTGGGATGTTTCCAGCTGTGACTGTTGAGGTCAAGTCCAGCATTGCAGGCGGCAGCACCTGGG AACGTTACTTCATTCCTGTGTCCTGTTTCTTGACTTTCAATATCTTTGACTGGTTGGGCCGGAGCCTCACAGCTGTATTCATGTGG CCTGGGAAGGACAGCCGCTGGCTGCCAAGCCTGGTGCTGGCCCGGCTGGTGTTTGTGCCGCTGCTACTGCTGTGCAACATCAAGCCTCGCCACTACCTGACTGTGGTCTTCGAGCACGATGCCTGGTTCATCTTCTTCATGGCCGCCTTTGCCTTCTCCAACGGCTACCTCGCCAGCCTCTGCATGTGCTTCGGGCCCAA GAAAGTGAAGCCGGCTGAGGCGGAGACCGCAGGAGCCATCATGGCCTTCTTCCTGTGTCTGGGTCTGGCACTGGGGgctgttttctccttcctgttcCGGGCAATTGTGTGA
- the SLC29A1 gene encoding equilibrative nucleoside transporter 1 isoform X2, giving the protein MPAPQSQQQAPEGGSCQPGKTENIIAMTTSHQPQDRYKAVWLIFFMLGLGTLLPWNFFMTATQYFTNRLDMSQNVSLVTAELSKDTQASAAPAAPLPERNSLSVIFNNVMTLCAMLPLLLFTYLNSFLHQRIPQSIRILGSLVAILLVFLITAILVKVQLDALPFFVITMIKIVLINSFGAILQGSLFGLAGLLPASYTAPIMSGQGLAGFFASVAMICAIASGSELSESAFGYFITACAVIILTIICYLGLPRLEFYRYYQQLKLEGPGEQETKLDLISKGEEPRAGKEESGVSVSNSQPTNESHSIKAILKNISVLAFSVCFIFTITIGMFPAVTVEVKSSIAGGSTWERYFIPVSCFLTFNIFDWLGRSLTAVFMWPGKDSRWLPSLVLARLVFVPLLLLCNIKPRHYLTVVFEHDAWFIFFMAAFAFSNGYLASLCMCFGPKKVKPAEAETAGAIMAFFLCLGLALGAVFSFLFRAIV; this is encoded by the exons CAGGCCCCTGAGGGAGGGAGCTGTCAGCCAGGCAAAACCGAGAACATCATCGCCATGACAACCAGTCACCAGCCTCAGGACAG ATACAAAGCTGTCTGGCTTATCTTCTTCATGCTGGGTCTGGGAACGCTGCTCCCGTGGAATTTTTTCATGACGGCCACTCAG TATTTCACAAACCGCCTGGACATGTCCCAGAATGTGTCCTTGGTCACTGCTGAACTGAGCAAGGACACCCAGGCGTCAGCCGCCCCTGCAGCACCCTTGCCTGAGCGGAACTCTCTCAGTGTCATCTTCAACAATGTCATGACCCTATGTGCTATGCTGCCGCTGCTGTTATTCACCTACCTCAACTCCTTCCTGCATCAGAG GATCCCTCAGTCCATACGGATCCTGGGCAGCCTGGTGGCCATCCTGCTGGTGTTTCTGATCACTGCCATCCTGGTGAAGGTGCAGCTGGATGCTCTGCCCTTCTTTGTCATCACCATGATCAAGATCGTACTCATTAACT CGTTTGGTGCCATCCTGCAGGGCAGCCTGTTTGGTCTGGCTGGCCTCCTGCCTGCCAGCTACACGGCCCCCATCATGAGTGGCCAGGGCCTAGCAGGCTTCTTTGCCTCCGTGGCCATGATCTGCGCTATTGCCA GTGGCTCGGAGCTATCAGAAAGTGCCTTTGGCTACTTTATCACAGCCTGTGCTGTTATCATTTTGACCATCATCTGTTACCTGGGCCTGCCCCGCCTG GAATTCTACCGCTACTACCAGCAGCTCAAGCTCGAAGGACCCGGGGAGCAGGAGACCAAGTTGGACCTCATTAGCAAAG GAGAGGAGCCAAGAGCAGGCAAAGAGGAGTCTGGAGTTTCAGTTTCCAACTCTCAGCCCACCAACGAAAGCCACTCTATCAAAGCCATCCTAAAAAAT ATCTCAGTCCTGGCTTTCTCTGTCTGCTTCATCTTCACTATCACCATTGGGATGTTTCCAGCTGTGACTGTTGAGGTCAAGTCCAGCATTGCAGGCGGCAGCACCTGGG AACGTTACTTCATTCCTGTGTCCTGTTTCTTGACTTTCAATATCTTTGACTGGTTGGGCCGGAGCCTCACAGCTGTATTCATGTGG CCTGGGAAGGACAGCCGCTGGCTGCCAAGCCTGGTGCTGGCCCGGCTGGTGTTTGTGCCGCTGCTACTGCTGTGCAACATCAAGCCTCGCCACTACCTGACTGTGGTCTTCGAGCACGATGCCTGGTTCATCTTCTTCATGGCCGCCTTTGCCTTCTCCAACGGCTACCTCGCCAGCCTCTGCATGTGCTTCGGGCCCAA GAAAGTGAAGCCGGCTGAGGCGGAGACCGCAGGAGCCATCATGGCCTTCTTCCTGTGTCTGGGTCTGGCACTGGGGgctgttttctccttcctgttcCGGGCAATTGTGTGA
- the SLC29A1 gene encoding equilibrative nucleoside transporter 1 isoform X4, with the protein MTTSHQPQDRYKAVWLIFFMLGLGTLLPWNFFMTATQYFTNRLDMSQNVSLVTAELSKDTQASAAPAAPLPERNSLSVIFNNVMTLCAMLPLLLFTYLNSFLHQRIPQSIRILGSLVAILLVFLITAILVKVQLDALPFFVITMIKIVLINSFGAILQGSLFGLAGLLPASYTAPIMSGQGLAGFFASVAMICAIASGSELSESAFGYFITACAVIILTIICYLGLPRLEFYRYYQQLKLEGPGEQETKLDLISKGEEPRAGKEESGVSVSNSQPTNESHSIKAILKNISVLAFSVCFIFTITIGMFPAVTVEVKSSIAGGSTWERYFIPVSCFLTFNIFDWLGRSLTAVFMWPGKDSRWLPSLVLARLVFVPLLLLCNIKPRHYLTVVFEHDAWFIFFMAAFAFSNGYLASLCMCFGPKKVKPAEAETAGAIMAFFLCLGLALGAVFSFLFRAIV; encoded by the exons ATGACAACCAGTCACCAGCCTCAGGACAG ATACAAAGCTGTCTGGCTTATCTTCTTCATGCTGGGTCTGGGAACGCTGCTCCCGTGGAATTTTTTCATGACGGCCACTCAG TATTTCACAAACCGCCTGGACATGTCCCAGAATGTGTCCTTGGTCACTGCTGAACTGAGCAAGGACACCCAGGCGTCAGCCGCCCCTGCAGCACCCTTGCCTGAGCGGAACTCTCTCAGTGTCATCTTCAACAATGTCATGACCCTATGTGCTATGCTGCCGCTGCTGTTATTCACCTACCTCAACTCCTTCCTGCATCAGAG GATCCCTCAGTCCATACGGATCCTGGGCAGCCTGGTGGCCATCCTGCTGGTGTTTCTGATCACTGCCATCCTGGTGAAGGTGCAGCTGGATGCTCTGCCCTTCTTTGTCATCACCATGATCAAGATCGTACTCATTAACT CGTTTGGTGCCATCCTGCAGGGCAGCCTGTTTGGTCTGGCTGGCCTCCTGCCTGCCAGCTACACGGCCCCCATCATGAGTGGCCAGGGCCTAGCAGGCTTCTTTGCCTCCGTGGCCATGATCTGCGCTATTGCCA GTGGCTCGGAGCTATCAGAAAGTGCCTTTGGCTACTTTATCACAGCCTGTGCTGTTATCATTTTGACCATCATCTGTTACCTGGGCCTGCCCCGCCTG GAATTCTACCGCTACTACCAGCAGCTCAAGCTCGAAGGACCCGGGGAGCAGGAGACCAAGTTGGACCTCATTAGCAAAG GAGAGGAGCCAAGAGCAGGCAAAGAGGAGTCTGGAGTTTCAGTTTCCAACTCTCAGCCCACCAACGAAAGCCACTCTATCAAAGCCATCCTAAAAAAT ATCTCAGTCCTGGCTTTCTCTGTCTGCTTCATCTTCACTATCACCATTGGGATGTTTCCAGCTGTGACTGTTGAGGTCAAGTCCAGCATTGCAGGCGGCAGCACCTGGG AACGTTACTTCATTCCTGTGTCCTGTTTCTTGACTTTCAATATCTTTGACTGGTTGGGCCGGAGCCTCACAGCTGTATTCATGTGG CCTGGGAAGGACAGCCGCTGGCTGCCAAGCCTGGTGCTGGCCCGGCTGGTGTTTGTGCCGCTGCTACTGCTGTGCAACATCAAGCCTCGCCACTACCTGACTGTGGTCTTCGAGCACGATGCCTGGTTCATCTTCTTCATGGCCGCCTTTGCCTTCTCCAACGGCTACCTCGCCAGCCTCTGCATGTGCTTCGGGCCCAA GAAAGTGAAGCCGGCTGAGGCGGAGACCGCAGGAGCCATCATGGCCTTCTTCCTGTGTCTGGGTCTGGCACTGGGGgctgttttctccttcctgttcCGGGCAATTGTGTGA